The Cohaesibacter gelatinilyticus genome contains a region encoding:
- a CDS encoding LysR family transcriptional regulator, with amino-acid sequence MIDELRALAIFAETVRQGSFRGAARKLDLAPSSVSYNIAELEKRLGTALLYRSTRKLSLTADGEALLQYALRMIAEAEKGLSNLQQSDGALKGALCVTATSVLMHAPINCILGEFAKVHSGLTLSVNYSDHRSDLLSDGVDVAFRAGKMEDSSLKSRKIGEIKRKLVCSPDYLAGREPPKSLDDLKDWAWIQLEMMPPKRPFLAMDGKRIEVSYDPVLTVNSVQAMTQFCLQGLGLSTPPDFLADEALVRGDLIELLPDYQTEPMPLYMVWPDVGVNLRATRALIDFVVERL; translated from the coding sequence ATGATTGATGAATTGCGGGCCTTAGCCATCTTTGCGGAGACTGTGCGGCAGGGGTCCTTTCGAGGAGCAGCACGCAAGCTTGATCTGGCGCCATCTTCTGTCAGCTATAACATTGCCGAGTTGGAAAAACGGCTTGGCACGGCACTTCTCTACAGATCCACCCGGAAATTGTCTCTGACTGCCGATGGAGAAGCCTTGCTTCAGTATGCCTTGCGCATGATTGCAGAGGCTGAAAAAGGCCTCTCCAATCTGCAGCAAAGTGATGGGGCGTTGAAGGGCGCATTATGCGTCACAGCTACATCGGTTCTCATGCATGCTCCGATCAATTGCATTCTTGGTGAGTTTGCCAAGGTCCATTCCGGCCTTACTCTGTCGGTGAATTATAGTGATCATCGCTCTGATCTTTTGTCGGACGGTGTGGATGTGGCTTTTCGGGCAGGCAAAATGGAGGATAGCAGCCTTAAAAGCCGCAAGATCGGTGAGATCAAACGAAAGCTGGTTTGTTCGCCAGACTATTTGGCAGGGCGTGAACCGCCCAAGAGCCTGGATGACTTAAAGGATTGGGCATGGATTCAGCTGGAAATGATGCCGCCCAAACGCCCATTCCTGGCGATGGATGGCAAGCGGATTGAGGTTTCTTATGATCCTGTGCTGACCGTCAACAGCGTGCAGGCCATGACGCAATTCTGCTTGCAAGGGCTGGGGCTGTCCACACCGCCGGATTTTCTGGCCGATGAGGCATTGGTCAGAGGAGATCTGATTGAGTTGTTACCTGATTATCAGACAGAGCCCATGCCGCTTTATATGGTTTGGCCGGATGTCGGAGTGAATTTGCGGGCAACCCGTGCCTTGATCGATTTTGTTGTTGAACGCCTTTGA
- a CDS encoding polyprenyl synthetase family protein, which produces MSPTLSKQDMFLQRLKEDAELVQAKLQDLLSDTPHGAERTRPERLLLAMQHGVLNGGKRIRPFLMLEVARMLGTDHPGVLRAACALECVHCYSLIHDDLPAMDDDDLRRGKPTIHIAFDEATAILAGDALLTMAFDILSDEATHPNPAIRAELVLGLAQNAGVGGMAGGQSLDIESEGRNRTEDEIKQMQAMKTGALLRYACEAGAILAKSDDQTRQIMRDFGTHIGLAFQLADDLLDVTASSEQLGKTAGKDLNTNKATLVSLYGLEKTKAILEDLIEDSHKMLQPFGDHADILVAAAEFIAKRKN; this is translated from the coding sequence ATGTCCCCCACCTTGTCAAAGCAAGATATGTTTCTCCAGCGCCTGAAAGAAGACGCAGAACTGGTCCAGGCAAAACTGCAAGATCTCCTGAGCGATACACCTCATGGAGCAGAACGAACGCGCCCGGAAAGACTTCTCTTGGCCATGCAGCATGGCGTTCTGAATGGTGGCAAACGCATCCGTCCGTTTCTAATGCTTGAAGTGGCTCGCATGCTGGGTACAGATCATCCAGGTGTTCTGCGTGCCGCTTGCGCTTTGGAATGCGTGCATTGCTATAGCCTTATCCATGATGATCTGCCGGCAATGGACGATGATGATTTACGCCGTGGCAAACCGACCATCCATATCGCCTTTGATGAAGCCACCGCCATTCTGGCAGGCGATGCGCTTCTCACCATGGCCTTTGACATCCTGAGTGATGAAGCAACCCATCCGAACCCAGCCATTCGTGCGGAGCTGGTTCTGGGTCTTGCGCAAAATGCCGGTGTTGGCGGCATGGCAGGCGGACAAAGCCTTGATATCGAGTCGGAAGGACGTAATCGCACCGAAGACGAAATCAAGCAAATGCAAGCCATGAAGACAGGTGCGCTTTTGCGTTATGCCTGTGAGGCAGGGGCCATTCTGGCTAAAAGCGACGATCAAACCCGCCAGATCATGCGTGACTTTGGTACTCATATTGGCCTCGCCTTCCAACTGGCCGACGATCTTTTGGATGTCACAGCAAGCTCTGAGCAATTGGGCAAGACTGCAGGCAAAGATCTGAACACCAATAAAGCTACCCTTGTCAGCCTCTATGGACTGGAGAAAACCAAGGCCATACTGGAAGACCTGATCGAAGACAGCCACAAGATGCTGCAGCCATTTGGTGATCATGCAGACATTCTGGTCGCTGCGGCCGAATTCATCGCAAAACGCAAAAATTGA
- a CDS encoding carboxymuconolactone decarboxylase family protein: MTIDALKSQMPDFAKDVKLNLSNISGEEALSEQQKYGLMVACAIATRNKTVKDAFLAEAADKLSAEALTAAKGAATLMGMNNIYYRFVHMASNKEYGTIPAKLRMNFIARPGVDKIDFELWSLAVSAMNGCGMCIDSHENTLRQHGVTAEQVQISIRFAAIIQSAAIALEAAE; encoded by the coding sequence ATGACCATTGATGCTCTGAAGTCCCAAATGCCAGACTTTGCCAAAGACGTGAAACTGAACCTTTCCAATATTTCTGGCGAAGAAGCCCTGTCCGAACAGCAGAAATATGGTCTGATGGTTGCCTGCGCCATTGCCACCCGCAACAAAACCGTCAAAGATGCTTTTCTTGCCGAAGCCGCAGACAAACTCTCAGCAGAAGCTCTGACAGCGGCCAAAGGCGCGGCAACCCTGATGGGTATGAACAATATTTATTATCGCTTCGTGCATATGGCTTCCAACAAGGAATATGGCACCATCCCTGCCAAGTTGCGTATGAATTTCATCGCCCGTCCCGGTGTTGATAAAATCGACTTTGAACTTTGGAGCCTTGCGGTATCTGCCATGAATGGCTGCGGCATGTGCATCGATAGCCACGAAAATACCTTGCGTCAGCATGGTGTGACTGCAGAGCAAGTACAGATCTCCATCCGCTTCGCTGCCATCATCCAGTCTGCGGCCATCGCACTGGAAGCAGCTGAATAA
- a CDS encoding peroxiredoxin, which produces MHGIGDKLPEFKVVGVKPGFNDIVENGENAFEDITEKSFDGKWKVIFFYPKDFTFVCPTEIAEFARLNEEFEDRDAVVLGGSTDNEFCKLAWRRDHPDLNKLPIWMFADTNGSLVDGLGVRHPDGVAYRYTYVVDPDNTIQHVYATNLNVGRNPKDTLRVLDALQTDELCPCNREVGGAVLG; this is translated from the coding sequence ATGCACGGTATTGGTGATAAGCTTCCTGAATTTAAAGTTGTTGGTGTAAAGCCCGGCTTCAATGACATCGTTGAAAATGGTGAGAACGCGTTCGAAGACATTACCGAGAAAAGCTTTGACGGCAAATGGAAAGTGATCTTCTTCTACCCAAAAGATTTCACCTTTGTCTGCCCAACCGAGATTGCTGAATTCGCTCGCCTGAACGAAGAGTTCGAAGATCGTGATGCTGTTGTTCTTGGCGGCTCCACCGATAACGAATTCTGTAAACTGGCGTGGCGTCGTGATCATCCAGATCTCAACAAACTGCCAATCTGGATGTTTGCTGACACCAATGGTTCCCTCGTTGACGGTCTTGGCGTTCGCCATCCAGACGGTGTTGCATATCGCTACACCTATGTTGTTGATCCGGACAACACCATCCAGCATGTTTACGCAACCAACCTCAATGTTGGCCGTAACCCTAAAGACACCCTGCGTGTTCTGGATGCGCTGCAGACAGACGAACTCTGCCCATGTAACCGCGAAGTTGGCGGTGCAGTTCTCGGCTAA
- a CDS encoding hydrogen peroxide-inducible genes activator has protein sequence MTIRPTLRQLHYLCVLAQKGSFRGAAEACFVSQSTLSSGIKQLEDSLQISLVDRGSPQFLLTSAGETVLERAQILLRDVDDLVASVQQSESLLSGKFRLGIIPSVGPFLLPRALPSLRKAYPDLRLYLRESLTRDLLTDLRAGRLDAAVLALPYRMDDLCIHVFGRDRFQIAVPKGHDLCTKTMVAKTDLREETLILLEDGHCLRDHILASLKRGLNEGDDVHATSLITIVQMVANGLGVTLLPELAVRAGLANGLDLKLLPMEGKEAERELALVWRPHSALEQNCTPLAEHLAQFVGV, from the coding sequence ATGACCATTCGCCCTACATTGCGGCAGTTGCATTATCTGTGTGTGTTGGCGCAGAAAGGCTCTTTTCGTGGAGCAGCAGAAGCTTGTTTTGTCTCGCAATCCACCTTGTCGTCAGGCATCAAGCAGTTGGAAGACAGTCTGCAGATTTCGCTGGTAGATAGAGGCAGTCCTCAGTTTCTCCTGACGTCCGCTGGTGAGACAGTGCTTGAACGTGCACAAATCCTCTTGCGAGATGTGGATGATCTTGTCGCCAGCGTTCAACAGAGCGAGAGCCTGCTATCTGGAAAATTCCGTTTGGGGATCATTCCTTCCGTCGGCCCTTTCCTTCTGCCCAGGGCCTTGCCGAGTTTGCGAAAGGCTTATCCGGATTTACGCCTCTATTTGCGCGAATCCCTGACGCGGGATCTATTGACGGATTTGCGCGCAGGACGGCTGGATGCAGCCGTACTGGCACTTCCCTATAGAATGGATGATCTTTGCATACATGTATTCGGGCGGGATCGCTTTCAGATCGCTGTTCCCAAAGGGCATGATTTATGTACAAAGACCATGGTGGCAAAAACGGACTTGCGGGAAGAGACGCTTATTTTGCTCGAAGACGGGCATTGCCTGCGTGATCATATCCTGGCCAGTTTGAAACGAGGACTGAATGAAGGGGATGATGTGCATGCGACCAGCCTGATCACCATTGTGCAAATGGTGGCCAACGGCCTTGGCGTAACGCTGCTGCCTGAACTTGCGGTACGTGCGGGCCTTGCCAATGGGCTCGATCTGAAACTCTTGCCAATGGAGGGGAAAGAGGCGGAACGTGAGTTGGCGCTGGTATGGCGGCCGCACTCAGCTTTGGAGCAAAATTGTACTCCGCTTGCTGAGCATCTCGCTCAATTCGTCGGGGTATAA
- the rpmF gene encoding 50S ribosomal protein L32, whose product MAVPKKKVTRMKRGFRRSADALKQSVYVEDKDSGELRRPHHIDLKTGMYRGRQVLEAKD is encoded by the coding sequence ATGGCTGTGCCAAAGAAAAAAGTGACCCGCATGAAGCGTGGCTTCCGCCGCTCTGCGGACGCACTCAAGCAGTCGGTCTATGTCGAAGATAAGGATTCTGGCGAGCTGCGCCGTCCTCATCATATCGATTTGAAGACCGGCATGTATCGTGGTCGTCAGGTTCTGGAAGCCAAAGACTAA
- a CDS encoding GlcG/HbpS family heme-binding protein, with translation MSELTLSQANQIVEAALAKGAELGLNPLTVAILDAGGHLKAFARQDESSIMRPQIAQGKAYGALAVGFGTRWLDAAAQERPHFVQALNGASGGTIVPVPGGVLLQDDNGKTLGAVGITGDSSDNDEAAALAGIEAVGLKANTGA, from the coding sequence ATGTCCGAACTTACCCTCTCCCAAGCCAACCAGATTGTTGAAGCCGCTCTTGCCAAAGGGGCTGAACTGGGTCTCAATCCGCTTACCGTTGCCATCCTTGATGCGGGCGGTCATCTCAAAGCCTTCGCCCGTCAGGACGAGAGCTCCATCATGCGTCCACAGATCGCTCAGGGCAAAGCCTATGGTGCTCTTGCCGTTGGTTTCGGAACACGTTGGCTTGATGCAGCGGCTCAGGAACGCCCGCATTTTGTTCAGGCGCTCAACGGTGCCTCCGGTGGTACCATCGTGCCAGTCCCTGGTGGCGTTCTGCTTCAAGATGATAATGGCAAGACACTGGGTGCCGTTGGTATCACTGGGGACAGCTCGGACAATGACGAAGCAGCAGCTTTGGCCGGCATTGAGGCCGTTGGCCTTAAAGCCAATACCGGAGCATGA
- the ggt gene encoding gamma-glutamyltransferase: MRDFQIPGRSPVLAQNGAAATSHPLASSTALRVLEQGGNAVDAAIAASAVLCVVEPHMTGLGGDCFAIVAEPNGALHGYNGSGRAAKGATLDYFLDQGIGEISEDSIHAVTVPGAVKAWETILENHGSWGLDRVLSYAIDYAEEGYGVAPRVATDWESLTEDLSKDEGAAKHYLMDGKAPDCGSLHQAPALARSLRKIAEKGSDAFYKGEIGEEIVSLVQSYGGLLSEDDLIGVSCDAIKPVFASYRGVKVAELPPNGQGIAALALLKILEQFDLKSMAPHGAERHHVQLEAGRLAYAMRDAHIADPDHMKIAVETLISESFASQLASSINLERRNDTLPSMVPSQSDTIYLSVADRDGRAVSFINSVYRGFGARRCTLKSGIMLQNRGSCFVIEPGHANCIDGGKRPLHTIIPAMAFKDGKPWLSFGVMGGAYQAQGHAQVLTNMLDYGMDVQEALDAPRLFWNDAGEVIAERSLSDGVFDMLSSKGHKMKWASMPHGGGQIIEFDRKRGLYWAASDFRKDGQAVGY; the protein is encoded by the coding sequence ATGCGCGATTTTCAAATACCCGGTCGTTCACCTGTTCTTGCGCAAAATGGTGCTGCTGCAACATCTCATCCTCTGGCGAGCAGCACGGCCCTGCGGGTTCTGGAGCAGGGTGGCAATGCGGTGGATGCAGCTATTGCCGCGAGTGCGGTTCTTTGCGTGGTTGAACCGCATATGACTGGTCTGGGGGGGGATTGTTTCGCCATTGTTGCCGAGCCGAATGGAGCATTGCATGGTTACAATGGCTCTGGCCGTGCTGCCAAAGGGGCAACGCTCGACTATTTCCTCGATCAAGGCATCGGTGAAATCTCCGAAGACAGCATTCATGCTGTGACAGTTCCTGGCGCGGTCAAAGCTTGGGAAACTATTTTGGAGAATCATGGTTCTTGGGGATTGGATCGGGTGCTCTCCTACGCCATTGATTATGCAGAAGAAGGCTATGGTGTCGCTCCACGTGTGGCTACTGACTGGGAAAGTTTGACTGAAGATCTGTCAAAGGATGAGGGTGCTGCGAAACATTATCTGATGGATGGTAAGGCCCCTGACTGTGGCAGCCTTCATCAAGCACCCGCTTTGGCAAGGAGTTTGCGAAAGATTGCCGAGAAAGGCAGTGATGCCTTTTATAAAGGTGAGATCGGTGAAGAAATTGTCTCTCTGGTGCAATCCTATGGCGGTTTGCTGTCCGAAGATGATCTGATTGGGGTGAGTTGTGATGCGATCAAGCCGGTTTTTGCTTCCTATCGTGGTGTCAAAGTCGCGGAGTTACCGCCAAACGGGCAGGGAATTGCTGCCCTGGCCTTGTTGAAAATACTGGAACAGTTTGATCTGAAATCCATGGCACCCCATGGAGCAGAACGACATCATGTACAATTGGAAGCCGGGCGTCTGGCTTATGCGATGCGTGACGCCCACATTGCCGATCCCGATCATATGAAGATTGCCGTTGAAACTCTGATTAGCGAGAGTTTTGCTAGCCAGTTGGCATCGTCAATCAATCTCGAACGCAGAAATGATACTTTGCCATCCATGGTACCGTCCCAATCTGACACGATTTATCTTTCTGTTGCAGACCGGGATGGTCGAGCCGTATCTTTCATCAATTCCGTCTATCGCGGCTTTGGTGCCCGACGTTGTACTTTGAAATCTGGGATTATGTTGCAAAATCGTGGATCCTGCTTTGTAATTGAGCCGGGCCATGCCAATTGCATTGATGGAGGCAAACGGCCATTGCATACCATCATTCCGGCAATGGCTTTCAAGGATGGCAAGCCTTGGCTATCCTTTGGTGTGATGGGCGGAGCCTATCAGGCACAGGGCCATGCGCAAGTCCTCACCAATATGCTCGACTATGGCATGGATGTTCAGGAAGCTTTGGATGCTCCGCGCCTCTTTTGGAATGATGCAGGCGAGGTCATCGCCGAGCGAAGCTTGTCTGATGGCGTGTTTGATATGCTGTCATCCAAGGGCCATAAAATGAAATGGGCCAGCATGCCACATGGGGGTGGCCAGATCATAGAATTTGATCGCAAGCGGGGGCTTTATTGGGCGGCATCCGATTTCCGAAAGGACGGTCAGGCAGTTGGATATTAG
- a CDS encoding putative bifunctional diguanylate cyclase/phosphodiesterase, with the protein MANTKLAAKARDILTSIGEVVYDWTAAGDRLRWSANSNEVLDIDVVRTFGTGQRFSTAITPDTIASRYRSIFGSGRTDEGDGVSFACIYCLAPNGLDDERRIWVEESGRWFAGEDGRAKHVHGVLRVINERHQRQQRLLFLSQFDELTGLYNRSVFCDQLTQTIQKVSEQGHHACFLIAHIDNFRVVNEAYGFDVADQVIREVAGRISRRLRDGDLVGRISGTKFGLLINNCSEQEMAATADRFLETMRDELIMTEAGPVHVTLTMGGVMLGDVARDLRTAQVCALDALDRAKAHHRGSFRSFNDVPFAMDERERTIKMADDVIRALNDRRIQLAFQPIVASQNEEISFHEVLLRVDDRQGKPIPAGQFVEFAELLGLSGMLDHRILEMTLDVLFSCPDARLSINVSPDVGMDDEWSSYLEARIGNCPDVAERLIVEITETAAIRHMQEAVDFVDFLQKLGCKVAIDDFGAGYTSFRNLQALNVDLVKIDGSFVQNVHENAHNRAFVRMFTDLAKELDLEVVAEWVENEEVSDLLKQMGVDYLQGYHFGKASVTKPWISTDEVVDLELDQTEHEEAGAA; encoded by the coding sequence GTGGCAAATACAAAGCTGGCGGCTAAGGCACGCGATATACTGACTTCAATCGGAGAGGTAGTCTATGATTGGACTGCTGCTGGAGACCGGTTGCGTTGGAGTGCGAATTCCAATGAGGTTCTTGATATCGATGTGGTCAGGACGTTCGGAACTGGTCAGCGATTCTCCACCGCTATCACTCCTGATACCATTGCCAGTCGTTATCGCTCCATTTTTGGATCTGGCCGGACCGATGAAGGCGATGGCGTTTCCTTTGCTTGCATCTATTGCCTGGCTCCCAACGGGTTGGATGATGAGCGACGCATTTGGGTGGAAGAAAGTGGCCGCTGGTTTGCAGGGGAAGATGGACGTGCCAAACATGTGCATGGGGTCCTGCGCGTCATAAATGAACGTCATCAACGTCAGCAAAGACTTCTCTTTCTCTCACAGTTTGATGAACTGACCGGACTCTATAATCGCTCTGTCTTTTGCGATCAACTGACCCAGACCATCCAAAAAGTGTCCGAACAAGGCCATCATGCCTGCTTCTTGATAGCGCATATTGATAATTTCCGAGTGGTCAACGAAGCTTATGGCTTCGACGTTGCTGATCAGGTGATCCGTGAAGTGGCCGGGCGTATTTCCCGTCGTCTTCGTGATGGTGATCTGGTTGGTCGTATTTCGGGCACCAAATTTGGATTGCTGATCAACAATTGCAGCGAGCAGGAAATGGCAGCGACTGCAGATCGTTTTCTGGAAACGATGCGAGATGAGTTGATCATGACAGAGGCCGGTCCTGTCCATGTCACCTTGACCATGGGCGGCGTGATGCTGGGGGATGTGGCCAGAGACTTGCGTACGGCACAGGTTTGTGCGCTGGATGCGCTTGATCGCGCAAAAGCTCATCATCGAGGATCTTTTCGTTCCTTTAATGATGTGCCATTTGCCATGGATGAGCGAGAGCGTACCATCAAGATGGCCGATGATGTGATCCGGGCCTTGAATGATCGCCGCATTCAATTGGCTTTTCAGCCGATTGTTGCTTCGCAAAATGAAGAAATCTCTTTCCATGAGGTTTTGTTGCGTGTGGATGATCGACAGGGAAAGCCTATTCCTGCCGGACAATTTGTCGAGTTTGCGGAGTTGTTGGGTCTCTCCGGCATGCTGGATCATCGCATTTTGGAAATGACACTGGATGTTCTCTTCAGCTGTCCCGATGCACGACTTTCAATCAATGTTTCCCCTGATGTAGGGATGGATGATGAATGGTCATCCTATCTGGAAGCGAGAATTGGGAATTGCCCTGATGTGGCCGAACGCCTGATTGTTGAAATTACAGAAACCGCTGCCATCCGCCACATGCAGGAAGCTGTGGATTTCGTGGACTTTCTGCAAAAGCTGGGCTGTAAAGTCGCCATTGATGACTTTGGTGCGGGTTACACATCGTTCAGAAATCTGCAGGCGCTGAATGTCGATCTGGTCAAGATTGACGGCTCTTTTGTGCAGAATGTGCATGAAAATGCCCATAACAGAGCGTTCGTGCGCATGTTCACCGATCTTGCCAAAGAGCTGGATCTGGAAGTCGTGGCTGAATGGGTCGAGAATGAGGAAGTGTCTGATCTGCTCAAACAAATGGGTGTCGACTATTTGCAAGGCTATCATTTTGGCAAGGCAAGTGTGACAAAGCCCTGGATTTCAACCGATGAGGTGGTGGACCTGGAACTGGACCAAACTGAGCACGAAGAAGCAGGCGCCGCCTGA
- the phaR gene encoding polyhydroxyalkanoate synthesis repressor PhaR, whose amino-acid sequence MTDKTEQTVIKKYANRRLYNTGTSTYVTLEDLSEMVKAEEDFVVFDAKSGDDITRSVLTQIIFEHENKGQNLLPIAFLRQLIRFYGDSMQTLVPSYLEFSMDNLTKDQDNLRKQLSESFGNSAFDAMEEQVRRNTEMFENAMKMFMPFGAAASPLDAAMAKPAEPQDKNELDALKEQMADMQKMLSALANKKD is encoded by the coding sequence ATGACCGATAAAACAGAGCAGACGGTTATCAAGAAATACGCCAACCGGCGGCTATATAACACAGGGACAAGCACCTATGTGACGCTGGAGGACCTGTCTGAAATGGTCAAAGCCGAAGAAGATTTTGTTGTCTTCGACGCCAAGAGTGGAGATGACATCACTCGCTCTGTCCTGACCCAGATTATTTTTGAGCATGAGAATAAGGGTCAAAACCTGCTTCCAATTGCTTTCTTGCGCCAGCTAATCCGGTTTTATGGCGATTCCATGCAGACTCTGGTTCCGAGTTATCTTGAGTTTTCCATGGATAATCTCACCAAGGATCAGGATAATCTACGCAAGCAGCTCAGCGAATCCTTTGGCAATTCTGCTTTTGATGCCATGGAAGAACAGGTGCGCCGCAACACCGAGATGTTCGAAAATGCCATGAAGATGTTCATGCCATTCGGTGCGGCTGCCTCTCCCTTGGATGCGGCGATGGCCAAACCGGCTGAGCCACAGGATAAAAACGAACTGGATGCCCTGAAAGAGCAAATGGCCGATATGCAAAAAATGCTATCCGCGTTGGCCAACAAGAAGGACTAG
- a CDS encoding acetyl-CoA C-acetyltransferase: MTQGNDIVIVAAARTPVGSFLGSFANMPAHDLGAVAIKGALDQAGIDAADVDEVILGQVLTAGQGQNPARQAAMKAGVADRAPAWLINQVCGSGLRTVALGMQQVAMGDANIVVAGGQENMSLSMHAAEMRSGTKMGDMKMTDTMIKDGLWCAFNDYHMGITAENVADQWDISRDVQDEFAAASQNKAEAAQKAGKFKDEIVPVTVVERRKERLIEDDEYIRHGATMEGMQKLRAAFKKDGSVTAGNASGINDGAAVVVLMSAEEAQKRGLTPLATIRSWASVGLDPAIMGTGPIPASTKALEKAGWSASDLDLIEANEAFAAQACAVNKDMGWDVEKVNVNGGAIAIGHPIGASGCRVLVTLLHEMKRQDAKKGLATLCIGGGMGVALTVER; the protein is encoded by the coding sequence ATGACTCAAGGCAATGATATTGTCATCGTGGCGGCGGCCCGTACTCCTGTTGGTTCTTTTCTAGGCTCTTTTGCCAACATGCCAGCCCATGATCTGGGTGCGGTAGCTATCAAAGGCGCTCTGGATCAGGCCGGTATTGACGCAGCAGACGTTGATGAAGTGATTTTGGGTCAGGTTCTGACCGCTGGTCAGGGTCAGAACCCGGCCCGTCAGGCAGCGATGAAAGCTGGTGTTGCTGACCGCGCTCCGGCCTGGTTGATCAATCAGGTTTGTGGATCGGGCCTGCGTACCGTTGCTTTGGGTATGCAGCAGGTCGCGATGGGTGACGCAAACATCGTTGTTGCCGGTGGTCAGGAAAATATGAGCCTGTCCATGCATGCCGCAGAAATGCGTTCCGGTACCAAGATGGGCGACATGAAAATGACCGACACCATGATCAAGGATGGTCTGTGGTGCGCATTCAATGATTACCATATGGGTATCACGGCCGAGAATGTTGCCGATCAGTGGGATATCAGTCGTGACGTTCAGGATGAATTTGCTGCTGCTTCCCAGAACAAGGCAGAAGCTGCGCAAAAAGCTGGCAAATTCAAGGATGAAATCGTTCCGGTAACTGTTGTTGAGCGTCGCAAAGAGCGCCTGATCGAAGATGACGAATATATCCGTCATGGTGCAACCATGGAAGGCATGCAGAAACTGCGTGCAGCTTTCAAGAAAGACGGTTCTGTTACGGCGGGTAATGCTTCCGGTATCAATGATGGTGCTGCCGTCGTTGTTCTGATGAGCGCAGAAGAAGCGCAAAAGCGTGGTTTGACACCATTGGCGACCATTCGCTCCTGGGCATCCGTTGGTCTGGATCCAGCGATTATGGGAACTGGCCCTATTCCTGCTTCCACCAAAGCTCTAGAAAAAGCAGGATGGTCTGCATCTGACCTTGATCTGATCGAAGCCAACGAAGCCTTCGCAGCACAGGCTTGTGCTGTGAACAAGGACATGGGTTGGGATGTTGAAAAGGTGAATGTGAATGGCGGTGCCATTGCCATTGGTCATCCGATTGGTGCGTCCGGCTGTCGTGTTCTGGTGACCTTGTTGCATGAAATGAAGCGTCAGGATGCCAAGAAAGGTCTGGCGACCCTCTGCATCGGTGGCGGCATGGGCGTTGCGCTGACTGTTGAGCGCTAG
- the phbB gene encoding acetoacetyl-CoA reductase: MSKVAVVTGGTRGIGEAISIALKAAGYTVAANYAGNDEKAKAFSDEHGIAVYKWNVGNAAACAEGLAKVEADLGPVEIVVNNAGITRDGMLHKMTVEQWEEVINVDLNSMFYMTKPLIDGMRARGFGRIINISSINGQKGQMGQTNYSAAKAGVAGFSKALAQETARKGITVNTICPGYIDTDMVAAVPEKVLESIIAGIPVGRLGKASEIAAMVTFLASEEGAFITGATMTVNGGQYMT; encoded by the coding sequence ATGTCTAAAGTTGCAGTAGTTACCGGTGGTACCCGTGGTATTGGCGAAGCGATCTCCATCGCTTTGAAAGCAGCCGGTTACACCGTTGCGGCAAACTATGCGGGCAATGACGAGAAAGCCAAGGCGTTTTCTGATGAGCATGGAATTGCGGTTTACAAATGGAATGTGGGTAATGCCGCTGCCTGCGCGGAAGGGTTGGCCAAAGTAGAGGCTGATCTGGGTCCGGTGGAGATTGTGGTGAACAATGCCGGCATTACCCGCGATGGTATGTTGCACAAAATGACTGTCGAACAATGGGAAGAAGTGATCAATGTCGATCTGAATTCCATGTTCTACATGACGAAGCCTTTGATTGATGGCATGCGTGCACGTGGTTTTGGCCGCATTATCAATATCTCCTCAATCAACGGCCAGAAAGGTCAGATGGGACAGACCAACTACTCAGCGGCGAAAGCCGGTGTGGCTGGTTTCTCAAAAGCCTTGGCACAGGAAACTGCTCGTAAAGGTATCACCGTCAACACCATCTGCCCGGGATATATCGATACTGATATGGTGGCAGCAGTGCCTGAAAAAGTGCTGGAAAGCATCATTGCCGGTATCCCGGTTGGGCGTTTGGGCAAGGCATCCGAAATTGCCGCCATGGTGACATTCCTTGCGTCTGAAGAAGGTGCCTTCATTACCGGTGCGACCATGACCGTAAACGGCGGACAATATATGACTTAA